The genome window AGTcctaaaaaatattgttttgctAAATGTGTCAAATTTAGGAAAGCAAATGAAATATTAGACATAACGAAACTTTGCTTTAAAACTAAAAGTCCAGTGATTCATTTAATTAAGTTTACTgtgatataatattataaagcACAACTTTCGACTTAACTCAAAaattgactgactgacaattTTCTTGTATATCAGTTTTACTCTAAatgatcttttattttttttttttagttcttctCAGTCTGCTGAACACTATGAGgtacaatgctgccctccacagttcaaagtctgGAATCACAGATCAAAGTTCTTCCTGACAGGATAGATCTAAGTTGAACCTCACTCTGGGCAGATCTGACAGAATACTTTCAAATTAGAAGGCAACAGCATGAATATATGTCACAGAAAGAGACCAGATTACAGTATGCATTGATCTGCCTGTATCATTAACTTTCACTGTTGCCAAAGGTCTGTCATCTCACAATGGGCCAGTGCTCTGGTATAGTTGTCATACCAGAGAACCACCCTGTAACACACACCTGTTACTGTGATTATTGTTATGTAGCCTTCTACCACAAGGTGGAGACATACCTTTAGTTGTCCAACTACTTAAAATAAGGTCGACAGTTTTAACAGCTGTGACTTAGTGACCATTTTCAAAATTCAAGTCCATTCTAGGGACCTGTTCAGGGtgcacaaccctcatgtggagattTCATATGATGTAGTTATAAGGCCTCACCAAAATGACAAGGTGATTGCAGGAGTACACATGTTAAGGTCTTATCAGGACAAGGATCCATGTTTGGAAAATATGGCACCTGGTGGAAAGTGGGGGTAGTTTATAATCTATAATGGttacaaggaaaaaaaacaaacaaacccaagacataattttgtttgtttttaatttgaaagatcATGCAGTGCACTTCCAGGGTAGGAGCTTAACATCACTTTCAATGacacgtggaaaaaaaaaaaaaacagtacatctGTAATTACCTAATACAAAACATAACCATTACTAGAGGAATGtaacaaattaaataattgaaaaagcGTGCAACGCCACTATTGCCGCACTGCAGATCTTAAAAGGCTTGACAGAGTAACATTGACATTTGAAACCCTATAaggtaaatacaaaaaaaacaaaaaaaactgggtTGTCTATAAAACtcaacaggacaaaaaaaagcaataaatgaCTTCTTTCAAGTTTGTGGTGCATTTACTGAGTGAACTGTGGGGGGAGGGTGTAGGGCACCAGCGGTGGAGGATGCTGCTGTGGGGCCTGTGTCTGGGGGAAGGTGAAAGGGGTGTGGCTAGCACCATTCGGTGCCTGGAAGTTGTTCTGACCGCCAAAGGCCCCCGTTTGGTTGTTAAAGTTGGACTGTCCATTACCATTGTAGCTCGCTCCATTGTAGCCATTGCTGCTGGCGGCATTGTTCCCATAGCCTccattctgtgtgtttgtgccgaaagatttgtttggtccattttCAAAACCTCTACCATTCTCCCTGTCCCTAAAATTTCCAAAGTCGCGCCTTCCGGAGGAATACCTATCCCTGCGGTCATCCCTGTAATCACCACCTCGGCCTCCCCTTGAACGACCTGGGGGagaataaaatacaaacaaacattaacaaatGAGAAAGCTACGGTCGTGttatttgaagaaaaaatgtttaaaacttgAAACTGGCTTGAGGTACCAATAAATTTAAGTGGACTAAATAGCCACTTCttagaaagaaaaggagagcaGCAGGAAAGAAAAGTGGCTGCAGTTCACAGCACAGTTTCTGTATCTCACCAATTGGATTTACCTCCTCTGTCTTCAGCCATTTGGAGGAGCTTGGGGTTGATTGCCTGGTTGGCCTCACGAAGCACAGCTATGAGGTCGGCGGCCTGTCTCATGTTGTTTGGAGTGAAGAAGGTATAAGCTGTGCCTGTCTTTTGGCTACGAGCTGTTCTGCCAATGCGGTGGATATAGTCCTCTGAGTTGTTTGGGTAGTCAAAGTTGATGACAAATTTCACGTCTTCAACATCTGTAAGATTGTGTTGCGATGTGGCATAAAGGAAGAGGGCAGCACACGCAAGACGTGCACCAACACCACAACAACcagatcaaaaacaaaaaggccaAGTTAGTAAAGTTGTACGGTGGGGTTGAGCTACTTAAGCTGTAAAAATTGCAATTaaacaaagcacaaacaaaccaacTTCCCTGAGGAGACTACAGTGGGAAAAGAAATGCACACTCCATCAGCTTCCAATCCTGGTGGACTAAATAAAACCCACCCAGTTGAGCTACCATCAAAGAATGGATCTGAAGTCTTTGCATATTGTGGAGCATGCATTCACTAGTCTGTTCCCATTGCAGCACATTTCCCCACATATTGACAAATGACCCTTGGTTCTCTACACAGAGCTGATATAACTAACACTactctacccccccccccccccccactagaACTTAACCAGTGTCTCAGTTAGGCTCATTCATGAGCTACCGCAACGCTCACTGTAGTATCTCTTGCCATGAAAACAGTAGCTCTGAACCAATATGAAGGATGCCTGGAAACAATGCACCACCACTCGACATGGCAAGATTTTTTCCCAGAGGTAGTGCTCATCAGTGTCTCTCGTTGGCAGGTCTCGACATGACTTTGAAAACGCAGGCGAGGGAGGAGTGTGAGCTTGGATTTTATCCAAGTGTCCAACTATCATGTCCCACTGTCACCTAAAGCGCCAGTAGCCATGTCTTTACAGAGGTGATGTATGATCGATCTGACAGACTGCTCTTCCGACAGAAGTTTAGGAGACTGCAACAGCAACACCACCCATGCTTACGACACATCTACGCAACAGAAAGCGCCGTCCAAATGACTTGCAACGCTGGGCCCAAACAAATGTGCAAGACAAGAGGAGAGTGAAGCTGGGCTTTGACCTGGGACAGTTACAGAGACTGGGTGTGTGAAGCAGTCCAAAACATTGCCAGAGAACAGACCAGCATATGGGGGTGGAACTGTGGCCAGCCCTCAACTCGCCCCCGATTTTAGGCAGGCCTGCACGTTATGCTGCACTTGGGCCTGGTCACCTCTGTCTATCTGCACGACTGGGAGACCCGTGCCTCGCCAGTCAGGACACCTCCAAGAATGCTCCTTCCCCCTCTGGAGACCTGGGCTTGTCATGCCAAGGCCCTGCCACATAGACTGCTCCTTCAGGTCAGGGGAGAGACTCAGAAAGAAGCAGAAAAGTTAAAGAAAGCAAAtgcactttctttttcaaataaatTGGAGTGTAAAACAGTTCAATTACTGACCTAGACCCCTGGAGGCGACATCTGTAGCTATGAGAATGGGGGCCTTTCCATATTTGAActctgaaattaaataaaattaagtgTTAAAAAACCCTCTTTGTACAGTTGTGATTAACTGTAGTTAAGTTATTCATGCTTACCATTGAGAACCCAGTCTCTTTCCTGTTGGCTTTTATCCCCATGGATTCCCATTCCTGGCCACCTACAAGAgttgttttaatattaattcaAGCACATCACACCCAGAAACATACAGGTATACCCAAACCCCCATAATAGTGTCAGCTCTTACCcatccctcctcatcctccttgtGAGATCATCACACCGCCTCTTTGTCTCCACAAAGATGATGGTCTTGTTTTCCTTCTCACTCATGATTTCCTCAAGCAGACGAATCAGTctttagaaacaaaaaaaaggaaataaattgtaaattatCTACCATAGACTCAGGCCAATGTCAGCAGATCTGTTTCGGCAACACACGCCGTCAACATCATGAAAGTGTCACTTACTTATTTTCCTTCTCTCCATCATTGCAGACATCAACGATCTGCAGGATGTTGTGGTTGGCACTTAGCTGCAGTGCTCCAATATTAATCTGAACATAGTCCTTCAGGAAGTCCTCTGCCAACTGGCGAACCTCTTTAGGCCAAGTAGCACTCCACATCAGAGTCTGGCGGTCAGGCTGCAAAACAATTAAGGACACATTCTCTTAGAGTAGAGTAAAAACAGAGTAAAACTAGCAAGGAAGCATTTCACATCTATTTGTGCTATAAAAAACAGATCACTTAAGAAACATACTCTGATTTGGTCAACAATTTTACGGATCTGCGGCTCAAAGCCCATGTCCAGCATTCTGTCGGCCTCGTCCAGCACAAGATATGTGCATCGACGGAGGTTCGTCTTTCCGGCCTCAAGGAAATCAATGAGCCTGCCAGGAGTGGCAATGCAGATCTCCACACCTGTAATAATAAAGCTGTTAGAACCAATAACACAAAAGTGAAAATATACCACATTTGACATGGTAATTAAATACCTCTTTCCAGGTCACGTATCTGTGGTCCCTTTGGTGCTCCGCCATAGATACAAGTAGTCTTCAGGCGAGAAGCTCTGCCATATTCGGCCGCCACCTGTTGTACCTGCTGAGCCAACTCACGGGTTGGGGCCAGCACCAAGGTCTGCAGGAGAGGATAATGGCTTTTTAGAAAAGCAATTTAGAGGTACAAATTCCAAACAATCAAAATGATTTGCCTTCTATTATAAGTCAAAAACATTAACTCCGTAGTTGTGTAGCCTAACTCACAAATGTGGGGTAAACCACAAGGTAGAGCATGCAACACTCGTATACAAAACAACCATTATGAAGTTCTGTGATTACTTACAATAGGACCATCTCCACGTTCCAGGAAAGGTTGGTGGTTGATGTGCACAATGGCAGGCAACAGATACTGCAGAGGAGACAGTCACATACCTCAGTTCAGTATAGCATCAAGAATTTGATGCAAAAGTTCACATCACAGTAGTATTTAAAGAAATGTATGCAGAACTTACAGACAGTGTTTTGCCAGAACCAGTCTGTGCAATGCCAACCATATCCTTGCCACTAAGAGCCAGGGGCCACCCCTGAGCCTGGATGGGGGTTGGATCAGTCCAGTTCTGTTTTTCGATAACTTCCATCACATAAGCTGTGGAAACCAAATTAATTAGCCGATGCAGACCAAAGGTCCATCAACACATTTACTCAAGACATCGCTTTGTGCAAACTTACATGGAAAGCTGGCCTCATGGAACTTGATAATGGGGCTGGGGCACTCTCTCCCCTTGAATGTAATTGTTTTGGCCCTCCTGTATTGCTCCACTTCTTGCTACAAGACAAGAATAAACCGAATGAATGACCAAATCTAGTCCAGCAGTCATAACCTGTTACGTCACTGACACGTGCGGGAGAGCGCGCTGTTAACAGCGTTGCATAACATGGCCTGGACCACGCTGAATACATACCGGTGACCTGCGGACCACATCGGGATGCGGCTGATAGAAGTTTTTCTCAAACTTGGGGAGTTCGTCCAGGTTCCAGTGTTTTTTGCGCAGCCGTTCTCCCGGATTGCCAAACTTTCCTccaccgccgcctcctcctccaccaccacgaTTGCCCCCAAAGCGAGGTGGACCACCGCCATAACTGCAATAAAACATACACGTGATTCACACAAAGTCAATAggcggtttaaaaaaaaaaaaattaacagttTAAATTGCACAATCAATTACAACTTCACCACCCTAGAGATGTCATATACTTTCCAGCCGGCAGAGGAACAATAGAGTAACACTCGGCATTTTGTATCCGCATCCAATCTGCCACATGGCGAAAAGCCGACCGGTCAGCTGTACCAGCGTCAATAATGCGGAGTGATGGATACAAATATGTTTtagaaatacacaaaataaaaaggtgttTATCGCCGTTTATCCATTATCGTAAAAACGTATTACGGAAGTGTTACACTCGGGGATGACATGCAATGTAGCGTAGACTAACGGGATG of Solea solea chromosome 16, fSolSol10.1, whole genome shotgun sequence contains these proteins:
- the ddx5 gene encoding probable ATP-dependent RNA helicase DDX5 isoform X1, coding for MPGYSDRDRGRDRDRGYGGGPPRFGGNRGGGGGGGGGGKFGNPGERLRKKHWNLDELPKFEKNFYQPHPDVVRRSPQEVEQYRRAKTITFKGRECPSPIIKFHEASFPSYVMEVIEKQNWTDPTPIQAQGWPLALSGKDMVGIAQTGSGKTLSYLLPAIVHINHQPFLERGDGPITLVLAPTRELAQQVQQVAAEYGRASRLKTTCIYGGAPKGPQIRDLERGVEICIATPGRLIDFLEAGKTNLRRCTYLVLDEADRMLDMGFEPQIRKIVDQIRPDRQTLMWSATWPKEVRQLAEDFLKDYVQINIGALQLSANHNILQIVDVCNDGEKENKLIRLLEEIMSEKENKTIIFVETKRRCDDLTRRMRRDGWPGMGIHGDKSQQERDWVLNEFKYGKAPILIATDVASRGLDVEDVKFVINFDYPNNSEDYIHRIGRTARSQKTGTAYTFFTPNNMRQAADLIAVLREANQAINPKLLQMAEDRGGRSRGGRGGDYRDDRRDRYSSGRRDFGNFRDRENGRGFENGPNKSFGTNTQNGGYGNNAASSNGYNGASYNGNGQSNFNNQTGAFGGQNNFQAPNGASHTPFTFPQTQAPQQHPPPLVPYTLPPQFTQ
- the ddx5 gene encoding probable ATP-dependent RNA helicase DDX5 isoform X2, which gives rise to MPGYSDRDRGRDRDRGYGGGPPRFGGNRGGGGGGGGGGKFGNPGERLRKKHWNLDELPKFEKNFYQPHPDVVRRSPQEVEQYRRAKTITFKGRECPSPIIKFHEASFPSYVMEVIEKQNWTDPTPIQAQGWPLALSGKDMVGIAQTGSGKTLSYLLPAIVHINHQPFLERGDGPITLVLAPTRELAQQVQQVAAEYGRASRLKTTCIYGGAPKGPQIRDLERGVEICIATPGRLIDFLEAGKTNLRRCTYLVLDEADRMLDMGFEPQIRKIVDQIRPDRQTLMWSATWPKEVRQLAEDFLKDYVQINIGALQLSANHNILQIVDVCNDGEKENKLIRLLEEIMSEKENKTIIFVETKRRCDDLTRRMRRDGWPGMGIHGDKSQQERDWVLNEFKYGKAPILIATDVASRGLDVEDVKFVINFDYPNNSEDYIHRIGRTARSQKTGTAYTFFTPNNMRQAADLIAVLREANQAINPKLLQMAEDRGGKSNWSFKGRPRW